A single window of Dermacentor albipictus isolate Rhodes 1998 colony chromosome 1, USDA_Dalb.pri_finalv2, whole genome shotgun sequence DNA harbors:
- the LOC135920344 gene encoding protein bric-a-brac 1-like: protein MGGLTAQHFCLKWNQHHGSLVSVYEELRSRDAFVDVTLVCEEGVSMKAHKLVLAACSPFFEALFERNPCAHPVVIMSQTREADLRTLLEFMYRGEVNVAQDHLPALLRTAELLQVRGLAEVAGENPCSDEGGHPSQAQQPASSGVRGSAARLPKRKQRTPPPPPLQQPAAPRHHDEPSEPLTAERPESPEPAAAAPKARPAAKPPAPASRRTFDHSYSDDKTNWVPAVAAHHHQHQREPQPLLLPPAVPPDGGTAAAADDRPPVCSVCSRVFSTKGNLKRHMLMHRPYRHKHQCTLCLKTFSWPGDLRTHLRVTHGQGRLKPRQMAFLFT from the coding sequence ATGGGTGGCCTGACGGCGCAGCACTTCTGCCTGAAGTGGAACCAGCATCACGGCAGCTTGGTGTCGGTGTACGAGGAGCTGCGTAGCCGCGACGCGTTTGTTGACGTGACGCTCGTCTGCGAGGAAGGCGTCAGCATGAAGGCGCACAAGCTGGTGCTGGCAGCGTGCAGCCCCTTCTTCGAGGCGCTGTTCGAACGCAACCCGTGCGCGCACCCGGTGGTCATCATGAGCCAGACGCGCGAGGCCGACCTGCGCACCCTGCTCGAGTTCATGTACCGGGGCGAAGTGAACGTCGCGCAGGACCATCTGCCGGCGCTGCTGCGTACGGCCGAGCTTCTCCAGGTACGCGGCCTAGCCGAGGTGGCCGGCGAGAACCCCTGCTCGGACGAAGGGGGGCACCCGTCGCAGGCGCAGCAGCCGGCGTCCAGCGGCGTCAGGGGTTCGGCCGCCCGGCTGCCTAAGCGCAAGCAGCGGACGCCGCCACCGCCACCGTTGCAACAGCCCGCGGCACCGCGGCACCACGACGAGCCGAGCGAGCCGCTGACTGCCGAGAGACCAGAGAGCCCCGAGCCGGCAGCCGCGGCGCCCAAGGCGCGACCGGCAGCCAAGCCGCCGGCACCCGCGAGCCGACGCACTTTTGACCACTCGTACTCGGACGACAAGACCAACTGGGTGCCCGCCGTGGCCGCTCACCACCACCAACATCAGCGAGAGCCGCAGCCCCTGCTGCTGCCTCCGGCGGTCCCGCCGGACGGCGGCACGGCCGCCGCAGCAGACGACCGCCCGCCCGTGTGCAGTGTGTGCTCGCGCGTGTTCTCGACCAAGGGCAACTTGAAGCGGCACATGCTCATGCACCGGCCCTACCGGCACAAACACCAGTGCACGCTGTGCCTCAAGACGTTCAGCTGGCCCGGGGACCTGCGCACGCACCTGCGCGTCACGCACGGCCAGGGCCGCCTCAAGCCGCGCCAGATGGCCTTCCTGTTCACTTAG